The following are from one region of the Chloroflexota bacterium genome:
- a CDS encoding ATP-binding cassette domain-containing protein translates to MKDIPRALRYLRPYLGLAAVSAAIMVPITLTTLLTPWPLTILVDNVLGQKPIPGVLATFLGDWGQDRRTLFMLAVGSGVVIAAVSGGLNVLANYVNTKLEQRIVLDFRAECFEHAQRLSVPYADQVSTARLMYGINFEATSVGAIIMAVEPLAQGALTIIGMVWVSFHIDPLLALVSMAVVPFLYYAVGYYATHIQQRLLIVKGMEADSLSIVHDALAMLRVVIAFGRERHEVQRFRSQGQRAVDARVGITVRQTAFTLAVNTITAVGTALVLGLGAYQAMQGRLTAGQLLVILSYVAAVYKPLEQISYTIGLLQDRLVGLQMGFHVLDTEPSVRDWPTAAPVPRVDGAIEFDRVHFSYPGRPDTLRDISFRVEAGQVAAVVGATGAGKTTLVSLIPRFYDPTDGRILLDGIDTKQITLASLRAQVSFVPQEPVLFNGNVRDNIRYGRLDATDDEIVEAARAANAHDFIARLPAGYETTVGERGVQLSGGERQRLCVARAFLKNAPILILDEPTSSIDSKTEEVILDALDQLMIGRTTFMIAHRLSTIHNADLVLVMDRGELVEIGHPDTLWAKQGIYRQLHDAQVGRRTSRTGRSSPVGADGPARASSTPDPSPYRVAWLAPSVPSVMQPGAETGIRVTVRNASHAPWASTDRDGTCPPVRLAYHWRSADGEIAVWDGERTPLPVDLAPGESVSVDSVRIRAPDCPGSYRLEIALVHEGVAWFEEAGGDVLALTVDVQPEAAPAATPPFLAAEPRAEAPTLVVGSGRSRGVNFAGYLRTESGVGSAARGYVRALRHSGTPLALHDLSSLTGNRSQDDTLAAVEQGHPYAINILCADIEPQVSTVAHLGPDFFDGRYTIGIWAWELPAFPDKWRDRFAYYDEIWVATSFIENCLGPIAPVPITRIPPALTPTEAGSREDGRRRIGAEPDDFVFLFIFDFHSHAARKNPGAIVEAFQRAFGPTDRARLVLKCVNGHADPRSMAELLDRSAERSIAIYDEYWSTAQIRDLTAACDAYVSLHRSEGTGLTITDAMALGKPVIATGWSGNMDFMTSRNSFPVEYALVQIEETVGPYRAGETWADPSVDHAADLMRRVFEDREMARERGEAARRDMANQYSEEAVGRIISTRLEAIDTRRNLAAYRQNVWAHFWDYQDLGRRIHSAVGRAAPAGSTIAVVSKGDPAILLVNGWRAWHFPCGDDGSYAGFHPTDDAQAIAQLEAARTRGAAFLVFPHTALWWFEHYTGFRAHLGDRYPCVLDEPGTCQIYDLRERNHGVERI, encoded by the coding sequence GTGAAGGACATTCCCCGCGCCCTGCGCTACCTACGCCCATACCTGGGGCTCGCCGCCGTCTCCGCGGCGATCATGGTTCCCATCACGCTGACGACCCTCCTCACTCCGTGGCCGCTCACGATTCTCGTCGACAACGTGCTTGGGCAGAAGCCGATCCCGGGCGTGCTGGCCACGTTCCTGGGCGATTGGGGGCAGGACAGGCGGACGCTCTTCATGCTGGCCGTGGGATCCGGCGTCGTCATCGCGGCGGTGAGCGGAGGCCTGAACGTCCTCGCGAACTACGTGAACACCAAGCTCGAGCAGCGAATCGTGCTCGACTTTCGCGCCGAGTGTTTTGAGCACGCGCAGCGTCTCTCGGTGCCCTACGCCGATCAGGTGAGTACCGCGCGACTCATGTACGGAATCAACTTCGAGGCCACATCCGTGGGCGCCATCATCATGGCGGTGGAGCCGCTCGCCCAGGGTGCGCTGACGATCATCGGCATGGTCTGGGTCTCCTTTCACATCGATCCGCTCCTTGCGCTCGTCTCGATGGCCGTGGTCCCATTCCTGTATTACGCGGTCGGCTACTACGCCACCCACATTCAGCAGCGGCTGCTCATCGTCAAGGGAATGGAGGCGGACTCCCTCTCCATCGTCCACGATGCCCTTGCCATGCTCCGGGTGGTCATCGCCTTCGGACGCGAGCGCCACGAAGTGCAGCGATTTCGAAGCCAGGGCCAGCGGGCGGTGGATGCGAGGGTCGGGATCACCGTTCGGCAGACGGCGTTCACGCTCGCCGTCAATACCATCACCGCGGTGGGCACGGCCCTCGTCCTGGGCCTGGGCGCGTATCAAGCGATGCAGGGCCGCCTCACCGCCGGGCAGCTCCTCGTCATTCTTTCGTACGTCGCGGCGGTCTACAAACCCCTCGAGCAGATCAGCTACACGATCGGATTGCTCCAGGACCGCCTCGTCGGCCTGCAAATGGGGTTCCACGTCCTGGACACCGAGCCGTCCGTGCGGGACTGGCCGACGGCTGCGCCGGTCCCGCGCGTCGACGGCGCCATCGAGTTCGATCGGGTCCATTTCAGCTACCCCGGCCGTCCCGATACACTCCGCGACATCTCGTTTCGGGTTGAAGCCGGCCAGGTAGCCGCGGTCGTCGGCGCGACAGGCGCGGGGAAAACGACGCTGGTCAGTCTGATCCCCCGGTTCTACGACCCGACCGACGGGCGGATCTTGCTCGACGGTATCGATACCAAACAGATCACCCTGGCTTCACTTCGGGCGCAGGTAAGCTTCGTCCCCCAGGAACCTGTGCTCTTCAATGGGAACGTCCGGGACAACATCCGCTATGGCCGACTCGACGCTACCGACGACGAGATCGTGGAAGCTGCGCGCGCGGCCAATGCCCACGACTTCATCGCCCGCCTGCCCGCCGGCTACGAGACGACGGTTGGCGAGCGCGGCGTCCAACTCTCTGGCGGTGAGCGTCAGCGACTGTGCGTCGCGCGGGCGTTTCTCAAGAACGCTCCGATTCTCATTCTCGATGAGCCGACGTCATCGATCGATTCGAAGACGGAAGAGGTGATTCTCGACGCGCTGGACCAGCTCATGATCGGCCGAACCACATTCATGATCGCTCATCGACTCTCCACCATTCACAACGCGGACCTGGTGCTGGTGATGGACCGCGGCGAGCTGGTCGAGATCGGACACCCGGACACGCTGTGGGCAAAACAAGGCATCTACCGCCAGCTCCACGACGCACAGGTCGGCCGACGCACGTCCCGTACGGGTCGGTCCAGCCCGGTCGGGGCCGATGGTCCCGCGCGCGCATCCAGCACCCCGGACCCATCGCCGTATCGCGTGGCGTGGCTCGCCCCCTCGGTCCCCTCGGTCATGCAGCCAGGTGCTGAGACGGGGATCCGCGTCACGGTGCGCAACGCGAGCCACGCCCCGTGGGCGTCGACCGACCGTGACGGCACCTGCCCACCGGTTCGGCTCGCCTACCACTGGAGATCCGCCGACGGGGAGATCGCCGTGTGGGATGGAGAGCGCACACCGCTCCCGGTTGATCTCGCCCCAGGCGAAAGCGTCAGCGTCGACTCCGTTCGCATCCGAGCGCCCGATTGCCCCGGCAGCTATCGGCTGGAGATCGCGCTCGTCCACGAGGGCGTCGCGTGGTTCGAGGAGGCGGGAGGGGACGTCCTCGCGCTCACGGTGGACGTGCAGCCGGAGGCCGCTCCGGCTGCAACTCCCCCGTTCCTGGCGGCAGAGCCGCGGGCAGAGGCGCCGACCCTCGTCGTCGGCAGCGGTCGGAGTCGCGGCGTCAACTTCGCGGGATATTTGCGCACGGAGAGCGGGGTCGGATCAGCGGCGCGCGGATACGTCCGTGCGCTTCGACATTCGGGTACGCCGCTGGCTCTTCACGACCTCTCATCCCTCACGGGAAACCGTTCCCAGGATGACACCCTCGCGGCGGTGGAGCAGGGCCACCCGTATGCCATCAACATCCTGTGCGCAGATATCGAACCCCAGGTGTCGACGGTCGCCCACCTGGGTCCGGATTTCTTCGACGGCCGCTATACGATCGGGATATGGGCCTGGGAGCTGCCCGCTTTCCCCGATAAGTGGCGCGATCGCTTCGCCTACTACGACGAGATCTGGGTTGCCACCTCGTTCATCGAAAACTGTCTCGGTCCGATCGCGCCCGTCCCCATCACGCGGATTCCTCCCGCGCTCACGCCAACGGAGGCCGGGTCACGCGAAGATGGCAGGCGTCGAATCGGCGCCGAGCCCGATGACTTCGTCTTCCTCTTCATATTCGACTTTCACAGCCACGCCGCGCGGAAGAATCCGGGCGCCATCGTCGAGGCGTTCCAGCGCGCATTCGGCCCCACCGACCGCGCGAGGCTCGTCCTCAAATGTGTCAACGGCCATGCAGATCCTCGGTCCATGGCCGAGCTTCTGGATCGGAGCGCCGAGCGCTCGATCGCCATCTACGACGAATACTGGTCCACCGCGCAAATCCGCGATCTCACGGCCGCCTGCGACGCCTACGTCTCGCTCCACCGAAGCGAGGGTACGGGGCTGACGATCACCGACGCCATGGCGCTGGGGAAACCCGTCATCGCCACCGGCTGGTCCGGAAACATGGACTTCATGACGAGCCGCAATAGCTTTCCCGTCGAGTACGCCCTGGTGCAAATCGAGGAGACCGTCGGCCCGTACCGAGCGGGGGAAACCTGGGCGGACCCGTCCGTCGATCACGCGGCGGACCTGATGCGTCGCGTCTTCGAAGACCGGGAGATGGCTCGCGAGCGGGGCGAGGCCGCGCGGCGCGACATGGCCAACCAGTATTCAGAGGAGGCGGTCGGCCGGATCATCTCGACGCGCCTCGAGGCCATCGACACGCGGCGGAATCTCGCGGCGTATCGCCAGAACGTGTGGGCGCACTTTTGGGACTACCAGGATCTCGGTCGGCGCATCCATTCCGCGGTGGGACGCGCTGCCCCGGCGGGGTCGACGATCGCCGTGGTGAGCAAGGGCGACCCGGCGATCCTTCTCGTGAACGGCTGGCGCGCGTGGCACTTCCCCTGCGGGGACGACGGTTCGTACGCGGGCTTTCACCCGACCGACGATGCGCAGGCGATCGCGCAGCTCGAGGCTGCCCGAACACGGGGGGCCGCGTTCCTCGTGTTCCCGCATACCGCGCTCTGGTGGTTCGAGCACTACACGGGATTTCGCGCCCACCTCGGCGATCGCTACCCCTGCGTCCTCGACGAGCCGGGGACGTGCCAGATCTACGACCTCAGGGAGAGAAACCATGGCGTCGAACGAATTTGA
- a CDS encoding methyltransferase domain-containing protein, which produces MTGSHARQPTAPGHEEDDAQLTAAEITRIADALESLCERLDQLGAVFSAGVGSDQALAESPSFDYVGFAERFRGSRTEIRERQSHYAALFHGRRHVVDLACGRGEFVELLCEQDVGILGVDRSAEMVEACAGRDLPVIQADVFAYMDAQAEKSLDGIASFQFIEHLAPSQILRLLLLAERTLIDGAPIVLETVNPSCPEAFGDFYLDPTHVRPVPPGLLVYLFERANLRVESVRFTAPARDGPMEKVLRVAPYGQADTAAYRDYAVVGARAPRRSRRENFSTRD; this is translated from the coding sequence ATGACGGGGAGCCACGCGCGGCAACCGACAGCGCCAGGGCATGAAGAGGATGATGCGCAACTGACCGCCGCGGAGATCACGCGGATTGCTGACGCCCTCGAGTCGCTCTGCGAACGCCTCGATCAGCTCGGCGCCGTCTTTTCGGCCGGAGTAGGAAGCGATCAGGCGCTCGCCGAGTCGCCCTCGTTCGACTACGTTGGATTCGCGGAACGGTTCCGCGGATCGCGGACGGAGATCAGAGAGCGGCAGTCGCACTACGCCGCGTTGTTCCACGGCAGACGCCACGTCGTGGACCTCGCGTGCGGTCGCGGCGAGTTCGTGGAGCTTCTGTGCGAACAGGACGTTGGCATCCTCGGCGTGGATCGGAGCGCCGAAATGGTCGAAGCGTGCGCAGGCCGCGATCTTCCCGTCATTCAGGCCGACGTGTTCGCGTACATGGACGCTCAGGCCGAGAAGAGTCTGGATGGGATCGCTTCGTTCCAGTTCATCGAGCATCTCGCTCCGAGCCAAATCTTACGCCTCCTCTTGCTCGCCGAGCGGACCCTCATCGATGGCGCTCCCATCGTGCTGGAGACCGTGAATCCGAGCTGCCCTGAGGCCTTCGGTGACTTTTACCTTGACCCAACGCACGTCCGACCTGTGCCCCCGGGGCTCCTCGTCTACCTGTTCGAGCGCGCGAACCTTCGCGTTGAGTCCGTGAGGTTCACCGCGCCCGCGCGCGATGGCCCGATGGAAAAGGTGCTGCGAGTCGCTCCCTATGGGCAAGCCGACACCGCGGCCTACCGAGACTACGCGGTCGTAGGAGCCCGGGCGCCGCGTAGGAGCCGGCGCGAGAATTTTTCAACTCGGGACTGA
- a CDS encoding VOC family protein yields the protein MTIRRLDHVAITVRDLDRSIAFYARHFGLDPYFVERDRPRGPRAIAYLRSSQGVLELTHDPDRALGAGFHFCFVSDDFDADVARLVAEGVAVKAPPHPTAAREPSEQHWLRTVFSGPDGEEIEVRGPSHEVVT from the coding sequence ATGACGATCCGACGGCTCGACCACGTCGCCATCACCGTCCGCGATCTCGATCGGTCCATCGCGTTCTATGCTCGCCACTTCGGACTGGACCCCTACTTCGTCGAGCGCGATCGTCCGCGTGGCCCACGCGCCATCGCCTACCTCCGGTCGAGCCAGGGCGTGCTCGAGCTCACCCACGACCCCGATCGAGCTTTGGGCGCGGGCTTTCACTTCTGCTTTGTCTCCGACGACTTCGACGCCGACGTGGCCCGGCTTGTGGCGGAAGGGGTCGCGGTGAAGGCGCCGCCGCATCCCACGGCCGCGCGCGAGCCATCGGAGCAACACTGGCTCCGGACGGTGTTCAGCGGTCCCGACGGGGAGGAGATCGAGGTTCGGGGTCCAAGTCACGAAGTTGTGACCTGA
- a CDS encoding pyridoxamine 5'-phosphate oxidase family protein — protein MTPASDVERPSDAAAARAEALTYLAAHNTVSLATVGADGVWATTVFYASRDFTLYFLSEPKTRHAQNVAANPSVAATINEDYRDWRQIKGIQMAGTCAEITGKRELAQALAAYVKKYPFVAQFLSPGQLLRGMQVAGRALDVRLYRIAPTRILYLDNERGFSNRREIPLEAK, from the coding sequence ATGACGCCGGCTTCCGATGTCGAACGGCCTTCGGACGCGGCCGCCGCCCGGGCCGAGGCCCTCACCTACCTTGCAGCCCACAACACCGTCTCGCTGGCAACGGTGGGGGCCGACGGCGTGTGGGCGACCACCGTCTTCTACGCCAGCCGCGACTTCACGTTGTATTTCCTCTCCGAGCCGAAGACGCGGCATGCGCAGAATGTGGCCGCGAATCCATCAGTGGCCGCCACTATCAACGAAGACTACCGGGACTGGCGTCAGATCAAGGGGATCCAGATGGCGGGAACCTGCGCGGAGATCACCGGCAAGCGCGAGCTGGCCCAGGCGCTGGCGGCGTACGTGAAGAAGTACCCGTTCGTGGCGCAGTTCCTCTCCCCCGGCCAGCTCCTCCGCGGAATGCAGGTCGCCGGACGGGCGCTGGACGTCCGGCTCTACCGGATCGCGCCGACGCGGATCCTGTACCTCGACAATGAGCGCGGCTTCAGCAATCGACGGGAGATCCCCCTGGAGGCGAAATGA
- a CDS encoding glycosyltransferase: MSRTGQHDHRATICSGGSIAAPARHNGRTVEPYQTSEVGAAQSRPRAIGKFLFAGAEKLYVRGVTYGGFRPNSAGDEFPEPRVVDRDFGRMAANNINAVRTYTAPPVWLLDLAAKHRLRVLVGIPWEHHVAFLDDGTRAHSIRARVRAALDGCAQHDAVLGFSIGNEIPAAIVRWYGPSRIEGFLRQLYEDAKEVDANSLITYVNFPSTEYLDLGFLDFLCFNVYLEHCDDYLAYVARLQNLASDRPLIMSEIGLDSLRHGDLAQASLVASQVRTAFASGCAGTFVFSWTDEWHRGGEEVQDWAFGLTDRERQEKAALGAIRAAYRITPFPRDYPWPRVSAVVCSHNGARTIARCIEGLKALDYPDYEVIVVDDGSTDATPEIAAQPGVRLLQTGQNVGLATARNLGMEAASGDLIAYIDDDAIPDRHWLQYLAYTATTTDCGAVGGPNLPPPHISTVAQCVANAPGGPTHVLLSDTDAEHVPGCNLAVWKTKLAAIGGFDPQFWTAGDDVDVCWRLQDRGWRIAFSPGALVWHHPRDSIRGFWRQQRGYGKAEALLERKWPEKYNAAGHRTWGGRIYSPVRLPPLPWNRGRIYHGTWGSAPFQSVYAPAPMMLDALPLMPDWFLLIVFVAALGLLGVAWRPMLLTIPIALTMLGTSFLHAAASAARASFPRRRGIRLLKLRGMTAWLVLIQPLARLDGRLRHGLTPWRWRVTDALAPPIPRTKTSWQERWQPPATYLRAIELAIRARAAHVRLGGEFERWDIEARGGVLGAVRLRMATEEHGRGRQLLRFRIWPVALRRVVLIVCICAVLGLAAAQASVGTALVFALMAALVLTRLIAEWSATTATVLGAIPRDVLERADTADPERSATEGAA, encoded by the coding sequence ATGTCGCGTACGGGACAGCACGATCACAGAGCGACAATCTGTAGCGGCGGCTCCATCGCAGCTCCGGCTCGCCACAACGGCCGCACCGTCGAGCCATACCAGACCTCTGAGGTCGGCGCCGCTCAGTCCCGCCCCAGGGCCATTGGGAAATTCCTGTTCGCCGGTGCCGAAAAGCTCTACGTCCGAGGCGTCACCTACGGCGGCTTCCGGCCCAATTCGGCCGGCGATGAGTTTCCAGAGCCGCGCGTCGTCGACCGCGACTTCGGTCGGATGGCGGCCAACAACATCAACGCCGTGCGCACCTACACAGCGCCGCCGGTTTGGCTGCTCGACCTTGCGGCGAAGCATCGCCTGCGGGTCCTCGTCGGAATCCCGTGGGAGCATCACGTTGCATTTCTCGACGATGGGACCCGCGCGCACTCGATCCGCGCCCGCGTCCGCGCTGCCCTGGATGGCTGTGCGCAGCACGATGCGGTCCTCGGATTCTCGATCGGCAATGAGATTCCCGCGGCCATCGTTCGCTGGTATGGCCCCTCCCGGATCGAAGGCTTCCTCCGCCAGCTCTACGAAGACGCAAAGGAAGTGGATGCTAACAGCCTGATCACCTACGTCAACTTTCCATCGACCGAGTACCTGGATCTGGGTTTTCTCGATTTTCTGTGCTTCAACGTCTACCTCGAGCATTGCGACGACTACCTCGCCTACGTGGCTCGTCTCCAGAACCTGGCATCAGACCGGCCGCTCATCATGTCGGAGATCGGATTGGACAGCCTGCGCCATGGCGACTTGGCGCAGGCGTCCCTCGTCGCGAGCCAGGTGCGAACGGCGTTCGCCAGCGGCTGCGCGGGGACCTTTGTGTTCTCCTGGACGGATGAGTGGCATCGCGGCGGTGAAGAGGTCCAGGACTGGGCGTTCGGATTGACCGACCGAGAGCGCCAGGAAAAGGCGGCCCTGGGCGCCATCCGCGCCGCCTATCGAATCACACCGTTTCCGCGCGATTATCCCTGGCCCCGGGTTTCGGCGGTTGTCTGCAGCCACAACGGCGCTCGCACGATTGCTCGCTGTATCGAGGGTCTCAAGGCGCTCGATTACCCGGACTACGAAGTGATTGTCGTCGACGACGGATCGACGGACGCCACGCCAGAGATCGCCGCGCAGCCGGGTGTACGCCTTCTTCAGACAGGTCAGAACGTGGGCCTCGCGACCGCGCGGAACCTCGGCATGGAAGCTGCATCGGGCGATCTGATCGCGTACATCGACGACGACGCGATCCCCGACCGCCACTGGCTCCAATATCTCGCGTACACGGCCACCACGACGGATTGTGGGGCCGTGGGTGGCCCTAACCTGCCACCGCCGCACATCTCGACGGTCGCGCAGTGCGTTGCCAACGCTCCCGGCGGACCGACCCACGTGCTCCTGTCGGATACCGACGCCGAGCACGTTCCCGGCTGCAACCTCGCCGTCTGGAAGACGAAGCTCGCGGCCATCGGCGGCTTCGATCCCCAGTTCTGGACGGCGGGCGACGACGTCGACGTGTGTTGGCGGCTCCAGGACCGCGGGTGGCGGATCGCCTTCAGCCCCGGCGCGCTGGTCTGGCACCACCCGAGGGATTCAATTCGCGGGTTCTGGCGCCAGCAGCGCGGCTATGGAAAGGCGGAGGCGCTTCTGGAGCGAAAGTGGCCAGAGAAGTACAACGCCGCCGGTCATCGGACTTGGGGCGGGCGCATCTACAGCCCGGTTCGATTGCCGCCCCTTCCGTGGAATCGCGGGCGCATCTATCACGGCACGTGGGGGAGTGCGCCCTTCCAGTCGGTCTATGCGCCGGCCCCCATGATGCTCGACGCGCTCCCGCTCATGCCCGATTGGTTTCTTCTCATCGTCTTCGTCGCGGCGCTTGGCCTGCTCGGCGTCGCCTGGCGACCCATGCTCCTCACCATACCGATTGCCCTGACGATGCTGGGCACATCCTTCTTGCACGCGGCGGCCTCCGCGGCCAGGGCGTCCTTCCCGCGCCGGCGCGGAATCCGTTTGTTGAAGCTTCGCGGCATGACCGCGTGGCTCGTTCTGATCCAGCCCCTCGCGCGGCTCGATGGTCGCCTCCGACACGGGCTGACACCCTGGCGCTGGCGTGTCACGGATGCGCTCGCCCCGCCCATACCGAGAACCAAAACCTCCTGGCAGGAGCGGTGGCAACCGCCCGCCACGTACCTACGAGCTATTGAGCTGGCCATTCGCGCTCGGGCCGCCCACGTTCGGCTCGGCGGCGAATTCGAGCGCTGGGACATCGAAGCGCGCGGGGGCGTGCTTGGCGCTGTGCGCCTGCGCATGGCCACGGAGGAGCACGGGCGCGGCCGCCAGCTTCTTCGATTCCGCATCTGGCCGGTGGCGCTTCGACGCGTGGTGCTGATCGTGTGCATCTGCGCCGTGCTTGGACTCGCCGCGGCGCAGGCTTCGGTTGGCACGGCGCTCGTCTTCGCCCTCATGGCGGCGCTGGTGCTGACCCGCCTCATCGCCGAGTGGAGCGCCACGACCGCGACCGTATTGGGCGCCATCCCGCGCGATGTTCTGGAACGCGCCGACACCGCGGACCCGGAGCGATCCGCCACCGAGGGCGCAGCGTGA
- a CDS encoding DUF120 domain-containing protein produces MSEFGAAMPVVLRGIAVSGLGKATAFTQLDWVQRQFEARLGFRAWPGTFNVRIVDQQEQARWDALSTRPGIPIDPPDARGCLATCFPALVADSLPGAIILPHVAGYPQDQVELVTAESVRARLGCVDGDPVLVRVPPLVGWRAG; encoded by the coding sequence GTGAGCGAGTTCGGCGCGGCGATGCCGGTCGTGCTGCGCGGAATCGCCGTGTCGGGCCTGGGAAAGGCAACGGCATTCACACAGCTCGACTGGGTTCAGCGGCAATTCGAAGCGCGGCTCGGTTTTCGCGCGTGGCCGGGCACGTTCAACGTGCGCATCGTCGACCAGCAGGAGCAAGCCCGATGGGACGCGCTCTCCACGCGCCCGGGCATCCCCATCGACCCGCCCGACGCTCGCGGCTGTCTCGCGACCTGCTTCCCTGCCCTCGTGGCCGACTCCCTTCCAGGCGCAATCATCCTGCCCCACGTGGCCGGATACCCCCAGGACCAGGTCGAGCTGGTGACAGCGGAAAGCGTGCGCGCGCGCCTCGGCTGCGTCGACGGCGATCCCGTCCTCGTGCGCGTGCCGCCGCTCGTTGGATGGCGTGCTGGATGA